The DNA region TCATCACAAACATCGGGGTTAGTGGTGCAAGTTTCATGATTCCAGTTATGGCAACGCACACATTGTATCCAATCAACTTTTGGTCCTTTCTTATCGTAGTAACAAGTTTCATGATTCCAGTTATGGCAACGCACACATTGTATCCAATCAACTTTTGGTCCTTTCTTATCGTAGTAACAAATTTCATGATTCCAGTTATGGCAACGCACACATTGTATCCAATCAACTTTTGGTCCTTTCTTATCGTAGTAACTTCACCCACATTTCGCACAATCATTTTCTTTATCTTCTGAATCGCAACTCTCTGAATCGTCAAAGACTATgacttcttcttcgtcttcagTCGACTCTTCACTGTCTTTaacttttatctttttcttattGCGTGCGGTTCTATCATTAAGTTTCTGGTTTTGTTTAACACGGGTTGTATTTactttggttattttttttatagtctgTTTGATCGGTTTATTTAATTGCAATGGAACTTTTTTGGGCTGTTTAGATTTCTGCTGAGATGTCTCTAAATCATTTTTATACGGAGAAGATGACAATTCAACGGCTTTTTGAGCGCCTCTGCCTTTACCCGGTAAATTGTTCCTGGGTAATGGGGATAGAATATTCAGGCTACTTTTGAATTCATCTAACTTTGACAGCTTAGCAACCTGAGATGTGGAGGGTACATCATATTGTATATTGGAAGATGGAGTAGAGAACGTTGGAGAATCATTTTGTCCAGCACTGGTAACATTGGCGACCAAAGCTTTAACTGCTGAGAAATGATGATCTTGAAATATGTTCCGGTTTACAGACCAGGTACCAGTTGCTTTAAATCCATTGGCAACGTTACCAATCGTGGCTGCGCGTTCATATGCCTCATTAATAAGCCAGCTTACTTGATACTGGGTTACAGCACTGCCAGGATGTGAACGCATCCAAGATTCGATGGCTTGGGTGTAGTAAGTGCTCATTGGCTTGAAAAATGACACGTCAAGCGGTTGCAATCTGTGCGTAGTGTGTCCTGGTAATTGCAGCAAAACGATGCCTTTCTCGCGTGCGAACATCAAAGCGTCAAGGTTTTTGCTGTGTGTTGTGTGCCCATCGAGCAACAGTAAGACCTTATCTTCTTTTGTTGGCTTGACAACAGAAGCGAAATGTTCCAACCATTGACAGAACAGCTCACGGTTGATGTGACCGGATTCCGAAACAGTTACCAAGCTTCCAGCTGGAGCTCCCTCTTTCAATTGATCACTCATGCGCATTCGTTTGAATATTATCATTGGCGGGATAAATTGACCAGCTGCGCTTACACAGGCGACCATTGTTGTATTAACACCTCTTTCACCGCTGGTTAATGTTCCAACTTGCTTTTTTCCCTTGCCACTTACAACCTTTTAGGGCTTCTTTTGCACTGTTTGGAATCCGCT from Melitaea cinxia chromosome 15, ilMelCinx1.1, whole genome shotgun sequence includes:
- the LOC123660620 gene encoding uncharacterized protein LOC123660620, with translation MVACVSAAGQFIPPMIIFKRMRMSDQLKEGAPAGSLVTVSESGHINRELFCQWLEHFASVVKPTKEDKVLLLLDGHTTHSKNLDALMFAREKGIVLLQLPGHTTHRLQPLDVSFFKPMSTYYTQAIESWMRSHPGSAVTQYQVSWLINEAYERAATIGNVANGFKATGTWSVNRNIFQDHHFSAVKALVANVTSAGQNDSPTFSTPSSNIQYDVPSTSQVAKLSKLDEFKSSLNILSPLPRNNLPGKGRGAQKAVELSSSPYKNDLETSQQKSKQPKKVPLQLNKPIKQTIKKITKVNTTRVKQNQKLNDRTARNKKKIKVKDSEESTEDEEEVIVFDDSESCDSEDKENDCAKCG